The Mastacembelus armatus chromosome 24, fMasArm1.2, whole genome shotgun sequence sequence TGGATGCAGACACAGGAGACACAGGAGAGAAGATGACAGAAACTTCCAAGGATGAGAAACCTGTAACCGAAAACAAAACCAGGTCTGGGCTGTTTTCTCTCAAAGCCTGGTATTATATTTGTGGATACATGATGGTTTTAATGTGTAGAACAAAAGCAAAGGCACTTTATCATTTGTCTCCTAAAAATCAGTTATAATTCAGCTTTTTCCTGTCTCATATCCTTGACATATTTTGACATAAAGCCATCATGGCAAGCTCAGATTGCCAAATGCAACGGTGCTATTTATAGTTCAGTGTTTCATTGCATGATTTCTGGATATTGGCgttaaagttaaagttttaCATCCCTACTTTTGCAgagttgcattttttttttttttttttaaatctcctcAGGGGTCGTGGGTCCAAAGGTCGTGGCCGGGGTGGTCGGATGAGTCGAGGAGGCATGCGTGGTGGGCGGGGCATGATGAAAGGGTTTGGGCCACCTGGACATGGGAGGGGTCGAATGAAGGATGGAGCCATGAATGGACTTCCACCCATGAGGTGCTTTAGAGTTCAGCAGCAGGCCTCTGAACAGTATCAGCTTCGCAAAGCGAGGGTTCACTGCATGACTGCTGAGTTCAGCTGCATTTGAAACTGAGTGtactgtgtgtagtgtgtgtttaaaaGGCTAATCTCTTATTGGTCTGGGCaattcacattttctgctttttccttgCAGAGGAATGGGGAGGATGCGACCATACCCAGACCTTAGAGGTCATCGAGGTAGGGGTGGACCAATGGGTATGcgccctcctcctccacatcctcctcctcctcaccccccacctcctccacacCTCAGAGGCCCCTTCCCACCCATCCCCAGGTAAGGGGGGTATTAACTCATTTGCTTTGACAGTGGTTCAGGTTGATCACTacatgatgttttcatgtgacAGAAAACGTACATAAAGTGAGTGCACTGTATTATTGTTACTTGTCTATAGACATGGgcctcccccacctcctcctcctcatggTCATCCTGGTTTCAGAGGGCGTCCTCCTCACCCTCGAGGCCGTGGCATCCCGCCCCCTGGACCTCCACGTCACTTCCAGCCTTGCGGCCCAAGAGGGTAAGAGCTGTTTAAGTATTAATATCCTACTTGAGCTGTGTGAGTCACAACTCTCTGCACTTTGTTTGCACACTTTTAACacttttaaaatgactaaatggATTTAAAATGTGTCTGGCAAGCATTTGAGATGTGCTTACACCACAAAGACTGAGGGTTGTGACACAGATGCACAGTCCTTTCTGTCCCTTTCTCTTTAGCCTCATTATAGGTTGATTTTACTTTAATAActtgctctttctttctcagtttGTAGAGGAACTAATACAGCTTTAGTTTAAAAATAGTTTCTTCCTGTCACAAATGTTGACTCAAACAATGTTAAGTCAGttagtaaataataataattcctaGTGTTCAGCTATGAGAAGCCAGACTCTTAAACAGTGCATGGAAGaatgaaactgaaagagacactTCACTGTATTTTGCCTTACAAAGGTACACAAGTAATGGAGAGGGGATGACATCCCTGACAAGAATAATTTAATGGCTGCTCTTATCAGAGTGTGCCCCCTATTGGCCAAAGCCAAGGATCCAATGTTTGATTTTATCCTTTTACACAGCTACCACAATGGACCAGTCTCTCCTCCGCCTCACCCACCACCTGGCAGAGGCCAGAGGTGGCCAGGGCCCCCTGGTGGCCGACGCTTTTAACACAGCCTCCCCTTAAAACAATAATCATGCACTGTCTAATGTAAAAGGGGCCTAAAGTGGTGCAGTGAATTATCTGTTATATAAAGTCTGAGTATCTTATTGACATACTCTGTGGCCAAATATCTGGTTATCGATATTGTCTACTGGCAAggaaataatgtgaaaatgattaATGACGACCTAGGACACATAAAATGCCTCTCAACTTAATGTAAAGGCATACTTAGGTTCTGCTATTAGTAAATACTGTTGGAACTGTAGGAAGTATTTGACATTGTTGAGAAAAAGCTGGTCTCAAAGGGAAGATAAATCTTGTTAAAgttcatttaatgttttgtggTTCTTGTTAGAGTCGCCCTCTGAGCCTTAAGAAATCTTCCTGATTCctaataaagaataaaaactgGGTGACATTGTATGTTTGAGGTGGGGGATGAGGGAGCAAAAATAATGTAAGAGTGCACAGCGGCCCTCAGGCACCACTGTTGACTAGTTGAGTACACCTCCCTAACCTTTCCCTTTGTTACATGGAAACAGTTATGTATTATAACATCACTAAAGCAGTGCAGCAGATATTGTTGAACACTTACACATTTTGCAAGTGCTAAGAAAGTATTCCACTTGTCAAGTAttcatgaatatttaattttatatccTTAATGTGCAGCTATTTTAAGTTAGAAGTATTGCTGTTTGAAGCATTCATGTTTGTCTCCAGCAATCTACTGTGTAATGACAAGAAGGAAAAGATAATATAAATGAATAGTATActgataatatatatatatatatatatatatatatacactagcTTTTATAAATGAAAGCAAATTCCATTAGTATTTGCTTCAGTTAGTTACTCTTTACTGTGTTTAGTTTTCTGAAGTGTTACAAGTACTTTATTCACTGTAATTAAAATAACGTTTGTGAAcctgtgaatgtgttttatgaGAAACGTCGAGACATATGACGCAGTcgtgaagagaaaataaaactaacaatAAACTCaacttctcttttttgtttattcacagTCTGAGAGTTGTCATTATAATTTACAACATATCTGTAATAAATGAAAGCGAACGCATTGCAGTGCATAAACTAGTGCTGTACACAGTGGTGCAGGAAGTGTCACATATTTAAAAGTGAACATTTGATTTATGTATAGATGTTTATAATTATTGAATTACATagacttttctttattttctgtggaGGAACAAAAGCCCTTAATAAACAACATAATCAGTGGATCTTATTGAATCATATCTTTTGGATTGCTGAGGGCTGAGATGTATTGCTGACCAGAAAACACAAGAAGTGTCCTAGTTTATCTTACCATGAAAATTTGACACGAGGACTTAGAACCGCTCCACTCCCAAGGCATTAAAATGCTCATGTCACAGTTGAAGTGGTAGCATGTCTAAAAGGAGGACATCAGCTGCAAAGGATAAGCACTCTGATATGACCACGGACTGGTTTTCTCTTCCTATAGTTCTCACAATTTCGTTTTCTGATTTCAATTTCTCCTTCATACCCATTTAGTTTAGCTCTCATGCCTGCACTTGTTTATAAAGCTGCAGGACCTCATGGCAGAGAGTCGTAACAGTTATGGATATCAAATCGATGATTTTACGAAATACAAACAGATTCGCTCATAAATCTGTGATATAACCACATCATCTTGTGAGAACTGGAATAAAGTGGAAACTAATTGAGTTTCACTAGCTGGTTTTCTAAAGAGCTAAGGAGTCAAAGTTAAAACAAAAGTGAtgcacaataaaagcacaatcATATCagtgtatatatgtttgtacTCCTGGCACAAAGCAGgatttgaaaatatttcaggAAAAGGCATTTAATTCCTAGAGCAACACAGATATTGCAGAATACGTCATACAGAAGTTAACACCTCAACAGGTGCTCATCAGATCAGTCC is a genomic window containing:
- the LOC113136886 gene encoding basic proline-rich protein isoform X1 — its product is MDADTGDTGEKMTETSKDEKPVTENKTRGRGSKGRGRGGRMSRGGMRGGRGMMKGFGPPGHGRGRMKDGAMNGLPPMRGMGRMRPYPDLRGHRGRGGPMGMRPPPPHPPPPHPPPPPHLRGPFPPIPRHGPPPPPPPHGHPGFRGRPPHPRGRGIPPPGPPRHFQPCGPRGYHNGPVSPPPHPPPGRGQRWPGPPGGRRF
- the LOC113136886 gene encoding leucine-rich repeat extensin-like protein 6 isoform X2, producing MDADTGDTGEKMTETSKDEKPVTENKTRGRGSKGRGRGGRMSRGGMRGGRGMMKGFGPPGHGRGRMKDGAMNGLPPMRGMGRMRPYPDLRGHRGRGGPMGMRPPPPHPPPPHPPPPPHLRGPFPPIPRHGPPPPPPPHGHPGFRGRPPHPRGRGIPPPGPPRHFQPCGPRGLTVVVS